Proteins found in one Flavobacterium channae genomic segment:
- the metG gene encoding methionine--tRNA ligase: MLENPKRYTITAALPYTNGPIHIGHLAGVYVPSDIYARYLRLQGKDVAFMCGSDEHGVAISMKAKKEGITPQQVIDKYDGIIRQSFKDFDISFDNYSRTSSEIHHKTAADFFRKLYDKGDFIEETTEQLYDAKANQFLADRFVTGTCPKCDNPEAYGDQCEKCGSTLNATDLINPKSTITGETPILRETKHWFLPLDRYESFLREWVLEGHKNDWKPNVYGQVKSWVDGGLEPRAVTRDLDWGIDVPVEGAEGKKLYVWFDAPIGYISATKEWAAREGKDWEPYWKDQDTKLVHFIGKDNIVFHCIIFPAMLKAEGSYILPDNVPANEFLNLEGNKLSTSKNWAVWLHEYLIDFPEKQDSLRYALTANAPETKDNDFTWKDFQARNNNELASIYGNFINRVVVLTNKYYDGIVPTPNEFSEVDLNVLNELKLYPSVISSSIERYRFREALGEMMNVARLGNKYLADEEPWKMIKENPERVKTQMYVALQIASVLAILSEPFLPFTSKKLLRILNINLNNWNLDFNDWNLTKAGHKINEAEILFEKIEDETIQKQLDKLEATKNANKAENAKAEPQKEVATFDDFTKLDLRVGTILEAEKMPKANKLLVLKVDTGIDVRTIVSGIAEHFSPEEVIGKRVTVLANLAPRALRGVESAGMILMTNNAEGKLVFVNPDAEGVINGATIN, translated from the coding sequence ATGTTAGAAAATCCAAAAAGATATACAATTACTGCTGCTTTACCTTATACAAACGGACCAATTCACATTGGCCATTTAGCAGGTGTTTATGTTCCATCCGATATTTATGCACGTTATTTACGTTTACAAGGTAAAGATGTAGCTTTTATGTGCGGAAGCGACGAACATGGAGTTGCTATTTCAATGAAAGCAAAAAAAGAAGGTATTACGCCTCAACAAGTAATTGATAAATACGATGGAATTATCCGTCAATCATTTAAAGATTTCGACATTTCTTTTGATAATTATTCAAGAACATCATCAGAAATTCATCATAAAACTGCTGCTGATTTCTTCAGAAAACTGTACGATAAAGGCGATTTTATTGAAGAAACAACGGAACAATTATACGATGCAAAAGCAAACCAATTTTTAGCAGACCGTTTTGTTACTGGAACTTGTCCAAAGTGCGATAATCCTGAAGCTTATGGTGACCAATGTGAAAAATGTGGTTCTACTTTAAACGCAACTGATTTAATTAATCCTAAATCAACTATAACAGGTGAAACACCTATTTTAAGAGAAACAAAACACTGGTTTTTACCTTTAGACAGATACGAATCTTTCTTAAGAGAATGGGTTTTAGAAGGTCATAAAAACGACTGGAAACCAAATGTTTACGGACAAGTAAAATCTTGGGTTGATGGTGGTTTAGAACCAAGAGCAGTAACACGTGATTTGGATTGGGGAATTGACGTTCCTGTTGAAGGTGCTGAAGGAAAAAAATTATACGTTTGGTTTGATGCGCCTATCGGATATATTTCGGCTACAAAAGAATGGGCTGCTCGCGAAGGGAAAGATTGGGAGCCATATTGGAAAGATCAAGATACTAAATTGGTTCACTTCATCGGAAAAGATAATATTGTATTCCATTGTATTATTTTCCCAGCGATGTTAAAAGCTGAAGGAAGTTATATTTTACCAGATAATGTTCCAGCTAACGAGTTTTTAAATTTAGAAGGAAACAAATTGTCAACTTCAAAAAACTGGGCAGTTTGGTTACACGAATATTTAATCGATTTCCCAGAAAAACAAGATTCACTTCGTTATGCATTAACAGCAAATGCACCTGAAACAAAAGACAACGATTTTACCTGGAAAGATTTTCAAGCGAGAAACAATAACGAATTGGCCTCTATTTATGGAAACTTTATTAATAGAGTTGTTGTATTAACAAACAAATACTACGACGGAATTGTACCAACTCCAAACGAGTTTTCTGAAGTAGATTTGAATGTTTTAAATGAATTAAAATTATATCCAAGTGTTATTTCTTCTTCAATAGAACGCTACCGTTTTAGAGAAGCATTAGGAGAAATGATGAATGTGGCTCGTTTAGGAAATAAATATTTAGCCGACGAAGAGCCTTGGAAAATGATAAAAGAAAATCCAGAACGTGTTAAAACACAAATGTATGTAGCATTGCAAATTGCTTCTGTTTTAGCCATACTTTCTGAGCCTTTTTTACCTTTTACATCTAAAAAATTACTTCGAATTTTAAACATCAATTTAAATAACTGGAATTTAGATTTTAATGATTGGAATCTAACTAAAGCTGGTCATAAAATAAATGAAGCTGAAATTTTGTTTGAAAAAATCGAAGACGAAACAATTCAAAAACAATTAGACAAATTGGAGGCAACTAAAAATGCCAATAAAGCGGAAAACGCAAAAGCGGAACCTCAAAAAGAAGTAGCTACTTTTGATGATTTTACAAAACTAGATTTACGTGTTGGAACTATTTTAGAAGCAGAAAAAATGCCAAAAGCAAATAAATTGTTGGTTTTAAAAGTAGATACAGGAATCGATGTTAGAACCATTGTTTCTGGAATTGCAGAGCATTTTTCACCAGAAGAAGTTATTGGAAAACGCGTTACTGTTTTAGCCAACCTTGCACCAAGAGCGTTACGTGGTGTAGAAAGTGCTGGTATGATTTTAATGACAAATAATGCAGAAGGAAAATTAGTTTTTGTAAACCCAGATGCTGAAGGTGTAATTAATGGTGCAACTATAAACTAA
- a CDS encoding HAD family hydrolase, translated as MKNIKTIAFDADDTLWHNEPYFDEAQERFCVLFQDYASSQEILGLILNHQVKNLPLYGFGIKAFTLSMIETALQLTNHQISGKGIEQILTIGKDLLQKPVELLPNVTEVLDELKGNYKLVVATKGDLKDQHRKLHDSGIGHYFHHIEVLSDKTELDYTKMLGRLECKPEDFLMIGNSLKSDVLPVLNIGGFGIHIPYHTTWEYEKIDFEIQHENFKSFTNITEILPLLK; from the coding sequence ATGAAAAATATTAAAACAATCGCATTTGACGCAGATGACACTTTGTGGCACAATGAACCTTATTTTGATGAGGCTCAAGAGCGCTTTTGCGTATTGTTTCAAGATTATGCTTCAAGCCAAGAAATTTTAGGTTTAATATTAAATCATCAGGTAAAAAACTTGCCTTTGTATGGTTTCGGAATAAAAGCGTTTACATTATCCATGATTGAAACCGCTTTACAGCTGACTAATCATCAAATCTCTGGTAAAGGAATCGAACAAATTTTAACCATTGGTAAAGATTTACTTCAAAAGCCAGTTGAATTATTGCCAAATGTAACCGAAGTTCTAGATGAGCTAAAAGGAAATTATAAATTGGTAGTTGCTACTAAAGGCGATTTAAAAGACCAACATCGTAAATTACACGATTCGGGAATTGGACATTATTTTCATCATATTGAAGTATTAAGCGACAAAACCGAATTGGATTACACAAAAATGTTGGGCCGTTTGGAATGTAAACCTGAAGATTTTTTAATGATTGGAAATTCGTTAAAATCGGATGTTTTACCTGTTTTAAATATTGGTGGATTTGGTATTCACATTCCTTATCATACAACTTGGGAATATGAGAAAATTGATTTTGAAATTCAACATGAAAACTTCAAATCGTTTACCAATATTACCGAAATTTTACCTCTGCTAAAATGA
- a CDS encoding carbon-nitrogen hydrolase family protein encodes MPTNIKSIELRNLKIEDYKELKKSMIESYPDMMDSFWKEDQIELLLEKFPEGQLVIVVDGVVVGSALSLLVTEDFAFKTRTYKAITANYSFKSHNPDGEVLYGIDVFINPQYRGLRLGRRLYDVRKELCEQLNLKSIIFAGRIPNYGKYKDEITPKIYIEKVKKKEIYDPVLSFQLSNDFHEVRVLKNYLEGDVESQEYAVLLEWNNIYYDDSPKLINTEKSIVRLGLIQWQMRSLGNLDALFEQAEFFIDAVSGYGSDFALFPEFFTAPLMADYNHLSEAEAIRELARHTEAVRSKFQEFAISYNINIITGSMPFIENGHVYNVGFLCKRDGTNEMYRKIHITPNEVFHWGITGGDTIQTFDTDCGKIGIMICYDVEFPELSRLMADEGMNILFVPFLTDTQNGYTRVKHCAQARAIENECYVAIAGCVGNLPKVNNMDIQYAQAAVFTPSDFAFPSNGIKAEATPNTEMTLIVDVDIDLLKELHEHGSVRTMKDRRDDLYQLKKNK; translated from the coding sequence ATGCCAACAAATATTAAGTCTATCGAATTACGTAATCTTAAAATAGAAGATTACAAAGAATTAAAAAAATCCATGATTGAATCGTATCCTGATATGATGGATTCATTTTGGAAAGAAGATCAAATTGAACTTTTACTAGAAAAATTTCCAGAAGGACAACTAGTTATTGTTGTTGACGGAGTTGTAGTAGGCTCCGCCTTATCGCTTTTAGTAACTGAAGATTTTGCTTTTAAAACAAGAACCTACAAAGCGATTACTGCAAATTATTCTTTCAAATCACATAACCCAGACGGAGAAGTTTTATACGGAATAGATGTTTTTATAAATCCGCAATATCGTGGATTACGATTGGGAAGACGATTATATGATGTAAGAAAAGAATTGTGTGAGCAATTGAATTTAAAATCCATCATTTTTGCTGGTAGAATTCCGAACTACGGGAAATATAAAGACGAAATAACACCAAAAATTTATATTGAAAAAGTAAAAAAGAAAGAGATTTACGATCCTGTTTTGTCCTTCCAATTGAGTAATGATTTCCACGAAGTTCGAGTGCTTAAAAATTATTTAGAAGGCGATGTAGAATCGCAAGAATATGCTGTTTTATTAGAATGGAATAATATTTATTATGATGATAGTCCAAAATTGATAAATACAGAAAAAAGTATTGTTCGTTTGGGTCTAATTCAATGGCAAATGCGTTCGCTAGGAAATTTAGATGCGTTGTTTGAGCAAGCCGAATTTTTTATAGACGCCGTTTCGGGTTATGGTAGTGATTTTGCTCTTTTCCCTGAGTTTTTTACCGCACCTTTAATGGCCGATTACAATCATTTGTCAGAAGCAGAAGCAATTCGAGAATTGGCCCGCCATACTGAAGCTGTTCGTTCAAAATTTCAAGAATTTGCTATTTCATATAACATCAACATCATTACCGGAAGTATGCCTTTTATCGAAAACGGACATGTATATAACGTAGGTTTTTTATGTAAACGAGATGGAACAAATGAAATGTATCGCAAAATCCACATTACACCAAACGAAGTGTTTCATTGGGGAATTACAGGTGGCGATACCATTCAAACTTTTGATACCGATTGTGGTAAAATTGGAATCATGATTTGTTATGATGTAGAATTTCCAGAATTATCAAGATTAATGGCTGATGAAGGAATGAATATTTTGTTTGTGCCTTTTTTAACCGATACACAAAACGGTTATACACGAGTAAAACATTGTGCTCAAGCGCGTGCTATTGAAAACGAATGCTATGTTGCTATTGCTGGTTGTGTTGGAAACTTACCAAAGGTAAACAACATGGATATTCAGTATGCACAAGCAGCGGTATTTACACCTTCCGATTTTGCATTCCCAAGTAACGGAATAAAAGCAGAAGCTACGCCAAATACAGAAATGACATTAATTGTTGATGTTGACATCGATTTATTAAAAGAATTACACGAACACGGAAGTGTTCGAACAATGAAAGATCGTCGAGATGACTTGTACCAACTTAAAAAAAATAAATAA
- a CDS encoding single-stranded DNA-binding protein yields the protein MKNRVQLIGHVGQEPEVKNLEGGKKLANISIATNDVYYKDNGDKVEKTEWHRVTAWGKTAEIIEKYVVKGKEIAIDGKLTTRSYDDKDGNKRYVTEIVANEVLLLGK from the coding sequence ATGAAAAACAGAGTACAATTAATCGGACACGTAGGACAAGAACCTGAAGTTAAAAACTTAGAAGGAGGAAAAAAATTAGCTAACATTTCTATTGCAACTAATGATGTATATTACAAAGACAATGGAGATAAAGTTGAAAAAACAGAATGGCACCGAGTTACTGCTTGGGGAAAAACAGCTGAAATAATTGAAAAATATGTAGTAAAAGGAAAAGAAATTGCTATCGACGGAAAACTTACAACAAGAAGTTACGATGACAAAGACGGAAACAAACGTTATGTAACTGAAATTGTAGCAAATGAAGTTTTGTTGTTGGGTAAATAA
- a CDS encoding YraN family protein, giving the protein MAEHNDLGKLGEELAADYLEKNGYDILETNWIFDKAEIDIIAQKDAVLAVVEVKTRSSLEFGSPQEFVKPKKIQLLVKAVNEYITQNDLEVEVRFDIISIYKENGTFQIEHIEEAFYYF; this is encoded by the coding sequence ATGGCTGAACATAACGATTTAGGAAAACTTGGAGAAGAATTAGCGGCCGACTATCTTGAAAAAAACGGTTATGACATTTTAGAAACCAATTGGATTTTCGACAAAGCAGAAATCGACATAATTGCTCAAAAAGATGCCGTTTTAGCAGTTGTTGAAGTTAAAACTCGTTCAAGTTTGGAGTTCGGTTCGCCTCAAGAATTCGTTAAACCTAAGAAGATACAATTGTTGGTTAAAGCTGTAAATGAATATATTACGCAAAATGACTTGGAAGTTGAGGTGCGGTTTGATATTATTTCCATTTATAAAGAAAATGGAACCTTCCAAATAGAGCATATAGAGGAAGCCTTTTATTATTTTTAA
- a CDS encoding S66 peptidase family protein, translating into MKIPPYLKKGDTVAIVCTARKFFPEEAKPAIELLESWGLKAKLGRTIGLDSCQLGGTDAERTADFQEMMDNDNIKAIWCARGGYGTVRIIDSLDFTKFKKHPKWIMGFSDVTVLHSQLNVERVATLHSIMPFTVPKAPEEVKETLRKAIFGETISYLVPSKSYDIKGKASGELVGGNISILYSLLGSKSSIDTNGKILFIEDLDEYLYHIDRMMYNLKRNAYFKNVNGIIVGSMADMHDNEIPFGQNEVQIITAIAKEYNIPIAFEFPAGHQRDNRTLVLGSQVEFEVNEKEVILLFK; encoded by the coding sequence ATGAAAATTCCACCTTATTTAAAAAAAGGCGACACGGTTGCTATTGTGTGTACAGCACGTAAATTTTTTCCTGAAGAAGCAAAACCTGCAATAGAATTATTAGAATCTTGGGGTTTAAAAGCCAAATTAGGAAGAACTATTGGTTTAGATAGTTGTCAACTTGGCGGAACAGATGCTGAACGAACAGCCGATTTTCAGGAAATGATGGACAACGATAATATTAAAGCAATTTGGTGTGCTCGTGGCGGTTATGGAACGGTGCGAATTATAGATTCTTTAGATTTTACCAAATTTAAAAAGCATCCAAAATGGATAATGGGTTTTTCAGATGTTACAGTTTTACATAGTCAATTAAATGTAGAACGAGTGGCTACTTTACATTCCATTATGCCATTTACAGTTCCAAAGGCACCAGAAGAAGTTAAAGAAACTTTACGTAAAGCGATTTTTGGTGAAACAATTTCGTATTTGGTTCCATCAAAGTCATACGATATTAAAGGAAAAGCTTCTGGAGAATTGGTTGGTGGAAATATTTCAATTTTATATAGTTTATTAGGTTCCAAATCATCGATAGATACTAATGGTAAAATTCTATTTATTGAAGATTTAGACGAGTATTTGTATCATATTGATAGAATGATGTACAATTTAAAACGCAATGCTTATTTCAAAAATGTAAATGGAATTATTGTGGGAAGCATGGCCGATATGCACGATAATGAAATACCATTTGGGCAAAATGAAGTGCAAATTATTACAGCTATTGCAAAAGAATATAACATTCCAATTGCTTTTGAGTTTCCTGCAGGACATCAAAGAGATAACCGAACATTAGTTTTAGGAAGCCAAGTGGAATTTGAAGTAAACGAAAAAGAAGTAATTTTGTTATTCAAATAA
- the porW gene encoding type IX secretion system periplasmic lipoprotein PorW/SprE: MKRSILKYSFTVGFIFILIACSVRKDKFINRNFHAVNTKYNVLYNGYLALDKGLEDLKTTYQDNFWEILPIERMPENEEAMLPGQTKNQNFERAEEKAVKAIQKHSMNIAGTEKNPQMDEAYLLLAKARYYDNRFIPSLEALNYILYKYPLSDRIYHAKVWREKVNIRLDNDDIAIKNLKRLLKDKKIEGQDLADANAMLAQAYMNVQVKDTAIAALKVAKEETKSNEEKARYTFILGQLYESLEYNDSAYAAFQEVIDMNRKSPRRYVIQAHAKQASQFDYAKGDTLVFTEKFNKLLEDRENRPYLDVLNHQMGIFYDKLGLNEKAKKYYNKSIKLLSQDKYLVSSNYRNLGEIFFREANYKTAGKYYDSTLLRLDDRTREYRKIKKKRDNLDDVIKYETIAQQNDSILKVVAMSDLDRKSYYENYITNLKIEDEKKAKIAAEKAEKEANIQASLNNNNNSDISPKGGKTLGKIDATDNNIKNASMLPPGMGVGTDNSNFYFYNPVAVDFGKKDFQNNWGKRSLKDNWRWSSDKGNINDFKDDNQKDTDALKDSTVVVENPKYDTGFYLKQIPTDKKLLDSLTKDRDFAYYQLGLIYKEKFKEYELAASRLEQLLKNKPEERLVLPAMYNLYKIYQQISPSKAAEMKQQILSQYPDSRYAQILNNPEVEIMDNDNPELVFNALFKKYNNNQIREVSTELDEAIFKFAGEESLPKFEMLKAKTIARLQGVEEYKKALNFVALTYPNALEGKEAEKMVQMEVPLIEALDFGLAQPTGYKIIFPKKYPYDKDVKNLTEKIAKYIKDTNAVALKTSEDIYTLTDNFIVIHGFDNKDAAISVLSVLQLHKNYKLTDKVYIISTEDYKIVQMKKKLEEWILLNK; this comes from the coding sequence TTGAAAAGATCTATATTAAAATACTCTTTTACAGTTGGTTTTATCTTTATTTTAATAGCGTGTTCTGTTAGAAAAGATAAATTTATTAACCGTAATTTTCATGCTGTTAACACAAAATATAATGTTTTATACAATGGTTATTTAGCATTAGATAAAGGGTTAGAAGATTTAAAGACTACTTACCAAGATAATTTTTGGGAAATATTGCCTATTGAAAGAATGCCTGAAAATGAAGAGGCAATGTTGCCAGGGCAAACCAAAAATCAAAATTTTGAACGGGCTGAAGAAAAAGCGGTAAAAGCTATTCAAAAACATTCTATGAATATTGCTGGTACCGAAAAAAATCCTCAAATGGACGAAGCTTATTTGCTTTTGGCAAAAGCACGTTACTACGACAATCGTTTTATTCCATCACTAGAAGCTTTAAATTACATTTTATACAAATATCCTTTAAGCGATCGTATTTATCATGCTAAAGTTTGGCGCGAAAAAGTAAATATTCGATTAGATAATGATGATATTGCTATTAAAAACCTTAAAAGACTTTTAAAGGATAAAAAAATTGAAGGTCAGGATTTAGCAGATGCTAATGCCATGTTAGCTCAAGCTTACATGAATGTTCAGGTTAAAGATACTGCAATTGCCGCTTTAAAAGTAGCAAAAGAAGAAACTAAAAGTAACGAAGAAAAAGCGCGATATACTTTTATTTTAGGTCAGTTATATGAAAGTCTTGAATATAATGACAGTGCTTATGCTGCATTTCAGGAAGTAATTGATATGAATAGAAAATCTCCAAGAAGATATGTTATTCAGGCACATGCAAAACAAGCGAGTCAGTTTGATTATGCAAAAGGAGATACTTTAGTTTTCACTGAGAAGTTCAACAAACTTTTAGAAGATAGAGAAAACCGACCTTATTTAGATGTTCTTAATCATCAAATGGGAATTTTTTATGATAAACTTGGTTTAAACGAAAAAGCCAAAAAATATTATAATAAATCAATAAAATTACTTTCTCAAGATAAATATCTAGTTTCCTCAAATTATAGAAATCTTGGTGAAATTTTCTTTAGAGAAGCAAATTATAAAACTGCTGGTAAGTATTATGATAGTACTTTATTACGTTTAGATGATAGAACTCGAGAATATCGTAAGATTAAGAAAAAAAGAGACAATTTAGACGACGTAATCAAATATGAAACTATTGCACAACAAAACGATAGTATTTTGAAAGTTGTTGCCATGAGCGATTTGGATAGAAAATCGTATTATGAAAATTATATTACTAATTTAAAGATTGAAGACGAGAAGAAAGCTAAAATTGCTGCCGAAAAAGCAGAGAAAGAAGCAAATATTCAAGCAAGTTTAAATAATAATAACAATAGTGATATTTCTCCAAAAGGTGGAAAAACTCTTGGAAAAATTGATGCAACAGATAACAACATAAAAAATGCTTCAATGTTGCCACCAGGAATGGGTGTGGGTACTGATAATTCTAATTTTTATTTTTATAATCCAGTAGCTGTTGATTTTGGAAAAAAAGATTTTCAAAACAATTGGGGAAAAAGATCGTTGAAAGACAATTGGAGATGGTCTTCCGATAAAGGAAATATAAACGACTTCAAAGATGATAATCAAAAAGATACAGATGCTCTTAAAGATTCAACTGTTGTAGTTGAAAATCCTAAATACGATACAGGTTTTTATTTGAAGCAAATCCCAACAGATAAAAAACTGTTAGATAGTTTAACTAAAGATCGTGATTTTGCTTATTACCAATTAGGATTAATATACAAAGAAAAATTTAAAGAATATGAATTGGCCGCTTCTCGTTTGGAGCAGTTATTAAAAAACAAGCCTGAAGAACGTTTGGTGCTTCCAGCAATGTACAATTTGTATAAAATTTATCAGCAAATTTCGCCTTCAAAAGCCGCAGAAATGAAGCAACAAATTTTGTCTCAATATCCTGATAGTCGTTATGCCCAAATTTTGAATAACCCCGAAGTAGAAATAATGGATAACGATAATCCAGAATTGGTTTTTAATGCATTGTTCAAGAAATATAACAACAATCAAATAAGAGAAGTGTCAACGGAGTTGGATGAGGCTATTTTTAAATTCGCTGGAGAAGAATCATTGCCAAAATTTGAGATGCTAAAAGCCAAAACAATTGCAAGATTGCAAGGTGTTGAAGAATATAAAAAAGCCTTAAATTTTGTAGCTTTAACCTATCCAAATGCACTTGAAGGAAAAGAAGCTGAAAAAATGGTTCAAATGGAAGTGCCGTTAATTGAAGCGCTTGATTTTGGTTTAGCTCAACCAACAGGTTACAAAATTATTTTTCCTAAGAAGTATCCTTACGATAAAGATGTAAAAAATCTAACCGAAAAAATAGCTAAGTATATCAAAGATACCAATGCAGTTGCTCTAAAAACATCCGAAGATATTTATACGTTAACAGACAACTTTATTGTAATTCATGGTTTTGATAACAAAGATGCAGCAATATCGGTATTGTCGGTACTGCAGCTACATAAAAATTATAAATTAACCGACAAAGTTTACATTATTTCCACGGAAGATTATAAGATTGTACAAATGAAAAAGAAGTTGGAAGAATGGATTTTGTTAAACAAATAA
- a CDS encoding DUF6265 family protein, translating into MKKLVVFLLFTTLGFAQNTLNYNDEKGSPKATLQDVKWIVGNWTGEALGGICQETWSEPIGNTMMFNFKLVVDEKVVFYELGHIIEKDKTLLLQLKHFDVDLKGWEKAEVSENFELVKVTPTHAYFDKFTFEKISDNEINLYVVFEESGKEMKFNFKK; encoded by the coding sequence ATGAAAAAGTTAGTTGTATTTTTATTATTCACAACTTTGGGTTTTGCCCAAAACACTTTAAATTATAACGATGAAAAAGGTTCGCCAAAAGCCACTTTGCAAGATGTAAAATGGATTGTTGGAAATTGGACAGGCGAAGCTTTAGGTGGCATTTGTCAAGAAACTTGGAGCGAACCTATTGGTAATACTATGATGTTTAATTTTAAACTAGTAGTGGACGAAAAAGTTGTTTTTTATGAATTAGGACATATTATTGAAAAAGACAAAACCCTTTTATTACAACTCAAACATTTTGATGTGGATTTAAAAGGTTGGGAAAAAGCGGAAGTAAGTGAAAATTTCGAATTGGTAAAAGTCACCCCAACGCATGCTTATTTTGACAAATTTACTTTTGAGAAAATTTCGGATAACGAAATTAATCTTTACGTGGTTTTTGAAGAAAGCGGCAAGGAAATGAAATTTAATTTTAAGAAGTAA
- a CDS encoding chloramphenicol acetyltransferase, with the protein MKRELDIANWNRKEHFHFFSAFDEPFFGTTSNIDCTIAYQKAKEMQISFFVYYLHKTLAAVNKIENFRYRIEGEKVFVYDQIDVSATIMRDDKTFGFSYIEFHEDINEFNKRVQKEVERIQNTTGILTREYPENIIHFSAVPWINFTGLTHSRNLKVEDSCPKVSFGKLISENGKKTMALGVFAHHGLIDGYHMGLFVEELQNAMNS; encoded by the coding sequence ATGAAAAGAGAACTAGATATTGCCAACTGGAATAGAAAAGAACATTTTCATTTTTTTTCTGCTTTTGATGAGCCTTTCTTTGGTACAACAAGCAATATAGATTGTACAATTGCTTATCAAAAAGCTAAAGAGATGCAGATTTCTTTCTTTGTGTATTACCTTCATAAAACGTTAGCAGCAGTAAATAAAATTGAAAATTTTAGATATCGAATTGAAGGTGAAAAAGTGTTTGTGTATGACCAAATTGATGTTTCAGCTACGATTATGAGAGACGATAAAACATTTGGTTTTTCATATATCGAGTTTCATGAAGATATAAATGAATTCAACAAAAGAGTTCAAAAAGAAGTGGAGAGAATTCAAAACACTACTGGAATTTTAACTCGAGAATATCCTGAAAATATTATTCATTTTTCTGCCGTTCCATGGATTAATTTCACTGGACTAACACATTCTAGAAATCTAAAAGTTGAAGACAGTTGCCCAAAAGTTTCTTTTGGAAAATTAATATCTGAAAACGGGAAGAAAACAATGGCGCTGGGGGTATTTGCGCACCATGGTTTAATTGATGGTTACCACATGGGATTGTTTGTAGAAGAATTACAAAATGCAATGAATTCCTAA
- a CDS encoding aspartate kinase translates to MKTISSVVEQYIKSKPFLLSSLSQGIINLTSLARIMMPELEAHLGKDVKQGAVVMSLKRLSEELDFKINYKISKVLKNIGEITVRSSLTDFTYTISDTLLDNQAKLISEINKQQDIFYTSSRGVNETNIVTSTSVDHIVEAIFKNEKLTHKIENLSSITVKLPQENISTPGVYYYIFQRLAWEGIIIHEVISTTNEFTIIVSDDQIDVAFKVIKDLKNVFD, encoded by the coding sequence ATGAAAACGATTTCATCAGTAGTAGAACAATATATAAAATCGAAACCTTTTTTATTAAGTTCGCTTTCACAAGGTATTATAAATTTAACTTCTTTGGCTCGTATTATGATGCCAGAATTAGAAGCACATTTAGGTAAAGATGTTAAACAAGGAGCTGTAGTAATGTCTTTAAAAAGACTTTCAGAAGAGCTTGATTTTAAAATCAACTACAAGATTTCTAAAGTATTAAAAAACATTGGTGAAATTACAGTTCGTTCTTCATTAACCGATTTTACCTATACAATATCAGATACACTTTTAGATAATCAAGCAAAACTGATTTCTGAAATTAACAAACAACAGGATATTTTCTATACTTCATCTCGTGGGGTAAATGAAACAAATATTGTAACAAGTACTTCTGTTGACCATATTGTTGAAGCAATTTTCAAAAATGAAAAACTTACTCATAAAATAGAGAATCTTTCTTCTATAACAGTTAAGCTGCCTCAAGAAAACATTTCAACGCCTGGGGTTTATTATTATATTTTTCAAAGATTAGCGTGGGAAGGAATAATTATTCACGAAGTAATTTCAACTACAAATGAGTTTACGATTATTGTAAGTGATGACCAAATTGATGTTGCTTTCAAAGTTATAAAAGACCTTAAAAATGTGTTTGACTAA